Part of the Vigna unguiculata cultivar IT97K-499-35 chromosome 3, ASM411807v1, whole genome shotgun sequence genome, AATGGTCTCAGTATAAGGTTAACAGTAAAGTGAATACTTAGACACAGGAAAGTGAAATGTATTCAAACAAGAATTAGTTTCCCTAGTCTGAAATTGATCGTTTTCTTAGTGCTGCGTGGTGGGATATTAACACCACATCAAGGAAGAATCCATTCATCTCTACTTTAATGGTTCATACATTAATCGTCTCTGATTTTCAGGGAGAGTTAATTTCAGAACTCATTCAGAACATGTCCAAGGGAACCCAATTGGAGATTAGAGGTGAACAGAAAGAATACGCTAAATTGTGAGTCAAACAAGATTTGAGCTAAAGCCTAAAAGATTGGTAATCAAAGAGCTAAACCAAGAATATAGACAAAGCATGAAGTTGTTTTCTATACACAGGAATGAAATCACAGTCGGTGGGAAATGAGAATAAGCAAAGGTTTCTTTACCTTGTTAAAAACGGGAAACTCAGCCTTGAAGCGAGTACAAACAAAATCTTGTATCTGTTCATTAGATCCAGGCTCCTGTGCCCCAAACTGATTGCATGGGAATGCTAGAATCTCCAGACCTAAACAAAGAAGATCAATGTTTTGAGAAAGAAGACATGGGTTTGTTACTGTAATCGGTTCAACATGAACAGAACAAAACATGCAGACTAAAACATAATGAATTTGCCATGCTACAGAGATAACATTGACGCTACCACACCATAAGATAACAGTAGACACAAGAATGAAAGGGACAGCAAGAAACAAACAAACAGCAGGACAACAATCGGAACAGCACGAGAACAGAAGACAAAAACAAACCTTTTTGTTTGTACTTCTCGTACAACTGACTCAGCTCTGTGTAATTCGAATTAGTCAAGCCACTGCATCAAACATTGAACCAACATCAAAATAAAGCACAAAGAATTGGTCTGAAACAAAATTAAGGGCGAAATCCTCCAATTATAAACCCACATGACTGACTAGCTGTGCCAATTTAGGGTAAAATCAGAGAACATAACTGAAAACATTCttgatcaaaattaaaattggtaaacttcaatttcaattaaataaagaaaacgagaaaattgaaaattggagAGGTACCATTGTGAGGCAACGTTGACAATTATAAGGACCTTTCCTTTGTAGTCACCAAGATTAATATCATTTCCCTTAGCATCCTGAAAAAGGATAAAGAAAAGGGTTAACCTAAATCTAAAGTTTACGCACTTCACTAAGCAAACGATGAAACAGAAGCAAGATGTGTACTTTGACGGTGAAATCGTGGACTGATTTGGCGCTTGAGGTGGCCATAGTGTGATCGGTTCTGAAAGAGGAGAACAAAGAGGTGGATGAGGTTGAAGGAAGCGGTTTGAAAAAAGCGTGAAAAACAGGGCGGGAGAGGGTAGGGTTGGAGAGGACTtgaagagaggaagaagaagaagaagaagaggtgGAAGAAGCTAATCTTATAGCAGTTGTTGTGCGGATGAAGATGCGAGTGGTTGAAGAAGAAAGCATTGGCAAATACGTTATGATTGTAATTTATAGCGTCTTTATTCCGCGTAGAGTGACACCTTCCTTCTTGGTTCTTCTTATTGGCGTAGCTGGGTCCAGTTTCAGGATTCCAAGGTTGTATTATTATGTGAACGTGAACCACTTGTGTAGTTCTGTCTGATTACGGTATCGGTGACGACGGTGAGGAGGTAAACGTTTAACACGTGGCTGCACATGCACactttctttaaaaattaatgttgatTATTATACAATCGTATTTATTTagtcatattttcttttatgcaGGCAAGCTTcctctttattaaaataaacatattataaatttgaattatctattttattttcttaataatatttCGAAATCTTTAATAGAGTCAAACTTCCATGTTCGCTTGAAGGAACTTGGAAGAGAAGGCTTGGGAtgttcttcctgcaccccataaaatttcttcctgcaccttaTCGAATTGGATTTTGcttttataaagatttttttcGGAAGATACTCATTCCACCTCTAGTTCGGATCAAAATTTTCGGAAGCATGTGATGGGATGAAGAAAGAAATTTGACCGGTGCAGAAAGAAACACACGCGAAGGCTTGACAGCCAAAAGCCCAATAAGGTCCAATTAATTTGCAAAAATTTgaagtagaaaaaaaaggagaggATGAAGTAAGATTATTACAAATAAGATAACATAAACGGTGTTGAGTGCTTAAGCAagtgagagaaagaaagaaaagatgaagCTGAAGGTATATGCAGATCGAATGTCCCAGCCATCCCGTGCGATTCTCGTATTCTGCAAGTATTTCTATTTCccttattatattttctttttctttttttacttttgttgtCTCCTTCTGGAATTTGAATACGGTTTCGTACAGAGTGAATGGAATAGATTTTGAGGAAATCAAAGTCGATTTATCCAAACGTCAGCACTTATCTCCCGAATTCCAAGGTAATCAGTCAATTGTCGATTTTTATTTTCGTGGAAAACAGTATTATACACTCTCTCGTCTTTAATTTTATTGGATTTTCCTTCAGCGGTTAACCCTTTAAGGAAAGTCCCTGCAATTGTTGATGGAAGGTTCAAGCTATTTGAGAGGTACTTCAGCTTCAAAGTTTCATGTTTGATGTCATTCTTCAAATTTCATTGTGTTATTGGTTTGGTTTGGTGCTGGTTACAGTTGTCGAAGCATTCCATGCTTTTGGAGTATGGAATTGTCTTCATTCTTGTTAACGGGtgtgttgttttcttctttgcaGTCATGCAATTCTCATGTATCTTGCATCTGCGTTTCCGGGAGTTGCAGACCATTGgttagttattattattgttttctccctctttacaaatttaattgCAGTGTTGTCTGTGAAATAAAGATATGTGAATGTACAGAAGCAGGAAACGGTGTTGGGTTGTTTATGTGTTTCGTTGGCTAAGTGCTGCATCGTTTCTCAACAAAGTGACGTCTTTTTGGCTACTGATAACGTTATTTTCGCAGTTTGTATGTGCAATGGTGCTTCTGTGATAAGGGATCGTTTGGTTTTACGGAGGAGGGGAAGGGGAGGAAATGAAAGAGAGggattttgattttatattttgtttggttAAGAGGAGGGGAGGAGAGGGGAAGTGATCCTTTTCTTGTTTGGTTTACAAAGAGAGGGTaaagattttaaatattaagttacTTTTATATCCTTATAGTTTTGgatttcaaaacataaatagttatttttgtcAATAGAATTGAAATCCCACTGCAATAATTGCCTTTCTGTATGCTTGTCTTTGATACAGCAGGTTCCTATTGTGTTTATATTGATCCCCTTGCTGTAGACAGACACTTCTTTtgcctttcttttttttttttttaacaatctTTGTTTTGTTCATTCCCTTAGGTACCCAGCCGATCTTTCCAGGAGAGCAAGAATTCACTCCGTGTTAGATTGGCATCATCAGAATTTGCGGCGCGGGGCAGGTGCATCATAGCTCAAAAAGAAGCCTTTTATGCTTTTGTTGTTGTCTTTTCTTGATTGCATGTGAAACTAGTATTAAAGTTAATGTTATTTCATGAATTCTTATCATGCTGGTCTATTATAATAATCTCAATGTAAATAAATCAGAATTGGTGTCATGTTTTGCTTGCTTGTTGGATCAGATAGCTTTATTTGCAAAGTAGGGAAGTTGAATAGAGTTAAAAACATAGCTGGAAGATAATAGTGAAGCTTCAGAAAAATATGCTCAAATACCTTACTCTGGACAATTTAATTAGTTGTAGAAGACAGTATATCTTACTCCGATGCTTTGTATCAATGGCAAAGTAATGTGCATTACAGTTTGTTTAGGTCTGGTAATGCATGTATTTGagttgatttatattttattcttgtaCATGTACATGTACATGTTGAAGCCATGCTTTGCATAAATTTCCTTTGAGCACAGGTGAAGGTGCTGTTTTTTGTTTGTATGCAAAACTTTTCCTGCTTCGTTTCTTTTAATGACATATCTTCTTGATTGTATTCCAGCTGCATTTGTTCTAAATACTGTACTAGCGCCACTATTGGGTCTACCACTGAACCAACAAGCAGCTACTGAAGCTGagaaaattttgatttcatctttaacaaaaatagaaaacgtTTGGCTTAAGGGGAACGGAAAGTACTTGCTTGGTGGCTTACGCCCATCCATAGCAGATCTCAGTCTGGTTTGCGAAATTATGCAATTAGAGGTAAATGGTGAAGTTCATCTAAATTAGGAATCATCACTAATTATGTCATGACTTCGGTAAATGGGGatagttttatttttccattaaGCTTTTTTCttgagtttgaaaaaaaaaaaattgtcgaCCTCTTTCTGATTTAGTTTATGTTGTATGATTGAGAAGTTTCAGAAATATAAAGGTGTGGTCAGGCATGTTTGGTTTGGTTAAGATAAGGAAACAGTTTACTTTTAATGTGGTCTAATTAAGAACTGTTTATTTAGAAATGTGATACGCAGGACAGAATTTTGATCCCCTCATCTAGAGGAATTGTGATATTGACTTGGTTTTTTGGTTGCAGCTTTTAAATGGGAAGGACCGTGATCGTATCCTTGGCCCGCACAAGAAAGTTCAGCAGTGGATAGAGAGCACAAGAAATGCAACGAGGCCTCACTTTGATGAAGTTCACAAAATCCTCTATAAGCTCAAAACGAAGCTTTCTGAGAAGCAATCTAATCAGGCAGATAGCGTAATGGAATCTAGGATTAGAACCCCACTAACTTCAAAAATGTGACCAAACAACCTTGGCAGATAACTTTAGGTGATGCATATACATATGTTGATTGAAACATCAAAGATGATGATGTTTTTGTCTGTATTAAGACCACcttaatatatgttggataggtAATAAATATCACTGCCATTTGAAGATACAATCGCGTCCTCCTAAATGCAGTTTTGACGTTACACATATTAGGGTATGTTTGGAAACATGTTATAACTCAGTTGAATGgaaaattttcactttttgaTGCTCAAACTGAGAAGGAAGTGGAGTGTTAGGTCCATGTTCAGTTCAACTGAACAGAAACGTAAACAGATACCTGATCTATCTGTAATTTACTTTTGCTGTTACAATATTTTCAAGGAGTTGGTAAATTGCTGTAAGCTATGTTGAATTGTacgactttttttttttttttttgtaaaaaaccaAGAATGCTTAATGCATCACTATACTGACCTCAATCGTTGAATTGTacaatataaatttgtatttttatccaATGGCACTGGCGTGGAAGCACGTCGTTGCGTGATAAAGACTATTATatttctcaatttatttttatataaatttctcACTAATAAAATGTCTTATAACTAAAAAAGTTGGAGACTCTGGATGCAGAGAAGGTATGTAGTTCTTTATTAATAAAGAGCAGGAGTCCATTTTTAGACTATTTGGTTAAGGGttgttattaatattgttgtagatttagtAAAATTGCTGTTGATtagttttacaatttaaaaaaagagaCAGTTAAgtgaattaattatattttagtgtaTGTTTTAAGTATTTTTGATACAAAGCTAAAACACTATTTGGGAgtgaatatttttaacaaaagttCTCAGAAACCCTTGTGTACGAAACAATATCTTcttaaaaaaactgaaaaccTTATCTAATTTACGGTTTGTTTTGGTTTCGTTGAACACGTTTATCCAAAAGGATAAACTCTGTTCCTTATAAGCATTTCATAAATACATTAGTTTATGGATATAAAGTTTGACCGTTAGAAGGTGCTGATATTTTTGGTGTGTAATGAGGCAAACGAAGCAATGCAACGAACAAGATAGAGAGTAAAGTCAAATCGGAGGTTCGCTGTTTGCTGTGCTTCCCAAACTTGTAATCGATGATGGTGGAAAAGCTGAAGGTGTTTGCAGATCGAATGTCCCAGCCTTCTCGAGCAGTTCTCATATTCTGCAGGTTAATAGTTCTTCATACTTTGCACACACCGCTAAACAAAACCATGatctgttatttatttacattatgATATGATTATGATGAACTAAACACTATTATCATAATCTGTGTTAAAAAGGTTAAACGGAATTGACTTCGAGGAGATCAAAGTAGACATTTCCAAAGGTCACCACCTCTCTTCTGAGTTCAGAGGTATCTGAATTAAAAAGATCTAGTGCATTTGTTTTGCAGTGCTACTGATTGGTGCAAAATTAGTGGTTTATTCTTCTGTTGATCtgaaatgtattttattttttgcagaAGTAAACCCTCTGCAGAAAGTTCCGGCTATTGTTCATGGAAGCTTCAACCTCTCCGAGAGGTAATCTTTGACAATGCCCTTGTCTTCTAACCCACCTCTATgatattaatgattattttacgCATTATTGCAGAGGGCACATTATGCCTACGTAGTTGACTTTAATGAGGATGGAGTATCCaagatttgaatattttattttattatgtgttcTTAATAAACCTCGTTTTGTTTTGGCAGCCACGCAATCATTGTCTATCTTAATTCTGCTTTTCCTGGAATTGCTGACCATTGGTTAGTAGATTCTTTTCTTTTGCTTCTGAAGTCCCTTCCTGAACTACCTGGTTGTTTCAAAGAAATACTTCAAAGTTTTTTTAAACGAGAGTTATAATGTTTCACTACGCAGTAGtttaacatgattttattttgttagttGAACATACAAGATAACAACGGCCTAATCATGACCTGGGCTGCTTATTGTTAGTACTCTTGTTCTTCACTTTTGGATAtgtgaaattttatatcaacTAGAAATATAACCAGGTTATAGTCTAGAAATATAACCGggttatagtatataagtaagTGCAAATTTACTTTATAAGTTGGTTAATTGAATCAAGCTTAAGCTTAAATATGTAAATAGAAAATgtattgaatttaaattcaattcgGTGCTACCTGTACTGTAGATACATTTTCTACAATCTAAACTAATCATACTTGTCATGATGGTGTATCAGGTACCCAAGCGATATTTTCAGGAGAGCAAAGATTAACTCGGTAATGGATTGGCATCACTCTAATTTACGACATGGAACAGGTGCTTTACACAACTAAATCCAGACATCTTCCAACTCCTTAGAATAACCCAATTATCCGTGCACAGTAGAGTTTCTGCTATGGAACTTGTGTGCTAGTTAGGAACTGTTAAATATATTAGCTACAGACtactaaaagaaaattcaagtCATTATCTTCTACATGCTTACTGTTACCATTCAGGTATGTTGTACGTATAGAGTCTAAGTTAGCAATATCTTTAATAATTGTTTACCATTTCTGCAGGCCATATGTTGAATCATATGTTTCTAGCCTTAGAACATCTTTGTTTTGTCCTATATTTAGAGAACTGGCATGTTTCTTGTGAACTATGACTAACTGGTAGAAGCACGACCTTTTTGCAGTGAACTATGTAGTAAATACTGTACTAGGACCTGCAACTGGCCGTCCACTTAATCCAAAAGCAGCTGCTGAAGCAGAAAAAgtgttattttcttctttatcaaaGCTAGAGGATGTTTGGCTCAATGGAGAGGGACGCTTCCTGCTTGGTGGTTCTCAGCCATCTATAGCAGATCTCAGCATGGTTTGTGAACTTATGCAACTTGAGGTAACTGTATGTGACTTGTAATTATTGGTGCTGCATTCAACCAAATTGGCTCAACGTCTTTAAATCTTCagttgaattaaaattttgattggtaGCATAATTGCATTTtacatgaattttttaaaattaaactgtGATGAACTTAGGTTTTGGATGAGAAGAATCGGAGTCGTATATTATCCCCATACAAGAAAGTTCTTCAGTGGATTGATGATACAAGAGCTGCAACAAATCCTCACTTTGAGGAAATGCATAATATCCTTTATAGAgctaaaaagaaatttgaacaGCAGCGTTCAAGGGTAGCTGAAACTTCGACTGAGCCTAGCCACCATTCAAAGATGTGACAGACATGCCTTCATCTTTGCTTCAAGACTGACAACGTAATCATAGCCTTTTTCTTTCAACAGACTTGAGCCTTGAGTGTTAAGCTTTGCTTTGTCGGCTTGAAGAAATTTACATCTTCCTGAAAAGACACGAATATAAATGTACTGAAATAAACCCGCCATTTTAATTCCTGTAACTTTTGCGGGTGCAAATATCATTACTTGAAGGATTTTCATTGCGTACATTATTCCAACACCAGAATTATTTACATGCAAGCAATGTTTACAACTTCTGACAAGTGGCAACTGTCTTAGGTTCTTGATACATATAACTGAACAAGTCACCACATACTATAGTAGAGCTAACACAAGACCCGCCATGAGTTCTTCTTGCCATATTTTACATCACTCAATGCTTATGCCCCGTATCTCAAGATTGTTCAACTTCTTGGGTCTCCTATAATACTTCAACAGTAAAGAACAGCAAACCACACTGACAGAAGATGCAGCCATGGCAGCCCCGGCAACCCACGGTGGCAACCGAAATCGTGTAGAGGGAAAAAGAGCTCCAGCAGCGATTGGAATTCCAAGCAGATTATAGCCCAGAGCCCATATGTAGTTGAGACGGATTCGAGAAAACGTTTTTCTGGAAAGATCAATGGCAGTTATGACATCCTCCAAATTGCTCTTCATCAGGACAATATCAGCAGCTTCAATAGCAATGTCTGTACCAGCACCAATTGCCATCCCTACATCTGCTGCCACAAGTGCTGGTGAATCATTGATACCATCCCCCACCATAGCCACCCTGTGCCCAGAAGCCTAAACAAGAAAGGGTGCTCAATATGTTAACCACAGGTAAGACATGTTAGAGATATGGTATAAACTAGGTGTAGTTTATATACACTTTCACCATAAGGTATAGACATCACATCATGTTAGTGAATAAGATAACATGGTAAGGTGGTGAAATCTTATTAGATATTTatgtaaatagaataatatggTAAATCGGTAAAATCTTTTCAGATATTTTAAACGAAGTACCTGCAAGTCCTTCACTTGCTCAGCCTTCTGCTCAGGTTTCGCCTCAGCAATAACAGTTTCAATTCCAACTTCCCTTGCTATAGAATTGGCAGTTCCCCAATTGTCCCCAGTCACCATGATGCTCCTAATTTTCATAGACTTGAGAATGGAAATGACTTCTTGTGCAGCTGGTTTCAATGGATCAGATACTGCTAAAACCCCAACAACTTCCCTATTTATAGACACTATAATTCCAGTTTGAGCCATTGCTTCCGCTTCTGCCAGTATCTCTTCAGCATCAACAGGAAGTGCAACATTGTGGTCGGCCATCAAGGTCTTATTACCCACAAGTATTTCCTTATTTCTAACCATGGCCTTAACTCCATGTCCAGCAATGGACACAAAATCCCGTGCCTCTGGCCAAATGGGGTTCTCTTCATCTCTCAGTCTTTTAGCATACTCTACAACAGCTTTCGCCAGTGGATGCTCACTATTCACCTGTCATAAGAAATTAAACAATGTAAACTTTTATTGCAATAATTCATGGATAAGCATGGTGAAACTCAATGTTGAATGCCTACCTCAGCTGCAGCCACAAGTTCATAGAATTCTCGGAGTACCATATTTGTTAACAACTTCGTATTTACTACCACAGGCTTCCCGACAGTGAGAGTACCAGTCTTGTCAAATACAACGCAGTTCACCTACAAGGCAAACCATATACAGATTCAAATGTTGTATCTATGTATACATACGACATCTTTTCAGAAGCACAAAATCCCACCTTTAAGAAAGACAACCTACGCAAGTTCATGTTAACTTCACCAACATTTACAAAGCAAATACTGAACTTAAGGACCTGTACTTTAATGTAAAGTGCTGACCTTATGTGCATTTTCTAATGCTTGACCTCCTTTGATAAGTATTCCCTGAGATGCACCTACTCCAGTACCAACCATGACTGCAGTTGGTGTTGCTAAACCTAAAGCACATGGACAGGCTATGACCATGACAGAAATCCCGAACTGCAAAGCAAGCTGAAAGCTGTCCATGGAAGATGGTATCCAGGACTTGGGGTAAGCACGAACTCTTCCAGCTATAAACCAGGCAAGCCAAGTTGAAAATGAGCTTAAAATAACCTGCTCAAACAAACCCCTTTAAAGTAAGTGTGCTACACAGACATAAGGATTCAATTTTAGAAGATAAAACCTAGAAAACAAACATGAAATGCAGAA contains:
- the LOC114176309 gene encoding glutathione S-transferase T1-like isoform X2; protein product: MMVEKLKVFADRMSQPSRAVLIFCRLNGIDFEEIKVDISKGHHLSSEFREVNPLQKVPAIVHGSFNLSERYPSDIFRRAKINSVMDWHHSNLRHGTVNYVVNTVLGPATGRPLNPKAAAEAEKVLFSSLSKLEDVWLNGEGRFLLGGSQPSIADLSMVCELMQLEVLDEKNRSRILSPYKKVLQWIDDTRAATNPHFEEMHNILYRAKKKFEQQRSRVAETSTEPSHHSKM
- the LOC114178919 gene encoding probable phospholipid hydroperoxide glutathione peroxidase is translated as MLSSSTTRIFIRTTTAIRLASSTSSSSSSSSLQVLSNPTLSRPVFHAFFKPLPSTSSTSLFSSFRTDHTMATSSAKSVHDFTVKDAKGNDINLGDYKGKVLIIVNVASQCGLTNSNYTELSQLYEKYKQKGLEILAFPCNQFGAQEPGSNEQIQDFVCTRFKAEFPVFNKVDVNGDSADPLYKYLKSSKGGLFGDNIKWNFSKFLVDKEGKVVDRYAPTTSPLSIEKDLLKLLNA
- the LOC114176309 gene encoding glutathione S-transferase T1-like isoform X1, which gives rise to MMVEKLKVFADRMSQPSRAVLIFCRLNGIDFEEIKVDISKGHHLSSEFREVNPLQKVPAIVHGSFNLSESHAIIVYLNSAFPGIADHWYPSDIFRRAKINSVMDWHHSNLRHGTVNYVVNTVLGPATGRPLNPKAAAEAEKVLFSSLSKLEDVWLNGEGRFLLGGSQPSIADLSMVCELMQLEVLDEKNRSRILSPYKKVLQWIDDTRAATNPHFEEMHNILYRAKKKFEQQRSRVAETSTEPSHHSKM
- the LOC114176308 gene encoding glutathione S-transferase T1-like, giving the protein MKLKVYADRMSQPSRAILVFCKVNGIDFEEIKVDLSKRQHLSPEFQAVNPLRKVPAIVDGRFKLFESHAILMYLASAFPGVADHWYPADLSRRARIHSVLDWHHQNLRRGAAAFVLNTVLAPLLGLPLNQQAATEAEKILISSLTKIENVWLKGNGKYLLGGLRPSIADLSLVCEIMQLELLNGKDRDRILGPHKKVQQWIESTRNATRPHFDEVHKILYKLKTKLSEKQSNQADSVMESRIRTPLTSKM